Below is a window of Rhodopseudomonas sp. P2A-2r DNA.
CACCTGACGCTGTGGCAGGCCGCATCCTCGGAGCGCACCCAGGCCTTTCTGCTGGTGGGCACACTGACGCTGCTGCCGGTGATCCTGATGTATACGGGTTGGTCCTACTGGGTGTTTCGCGGCAAGGTGCGGGCCGACGTCGGCTATCACTGAAGACGAATTCGGCATGCGGCGCTGCAACGGGTGCCACGGCCTCCGATCCCTCCCGAACGACGCGGTCAGTCAACCGCGTCCGTCGAGAACGCGATCTCCTTCTGCGCATCGAGCTCCGCGATCCGCGCCAGCAGCGCGGCGCGGATGTGGCTGTAACTGTCGCCGCCCATCACCAGCCGGAGCGGCGCCGGGCTGATGTCGACGCACCCGATCATTGCCTGCGCCATCTTGTCGGGATCGCCCTTCACCGCAAAGCCCCCCGAGGCGATGGCCCGGCGCACCTCACCGGCCGGCGTCGCGTCATAGACATCCATCAACGGTGCCCGCACCATGCCGCGACCGAAATCCGTTCTGGACGCGCCTGGCTCGGCGATGGTGAAGGTGATGCCGAACGGCGCCACTTCCTGCGCCACCGATTCAATGAAGCCCTCGATGCCCCATTTGCTGGCATGATACAGGCTGAAATTCGGATAGGCGATCTGGCCACCCTCCGACGACACTTGAATGATGCGGCCGCCGCCCTGCTTGCGAAGATGCGGCAACGCGGCGCGGATCACCTGGATGGAGCCGATCAGGTTGGTGTCAATCTGGTGCCGGATCTGCGCGTCGCTGGCTTCCTCACCGGCGCCGAACAACCCGTAGCCGGCGTTGCTAACCATGACGTCGATGCGGCCGATGTCGGCAAAGGCACGGTCGATCACCGTGCGCACCGCATCGGCGTCCGTCACATCCAGCGCAGCGATCCACAGCCGT
It encodes the following:
- a CDS encoding SDR family oxidoreductase; the protein is MTTPSKSWFITGTSSGFGRAMTEKLLLRGDRVAATLRRVEALDDLKAQYGERLWIAALDVTDADAVRTVIDRAFADIGRIDVMVSNAGYGLFGAGEEASDAQIRHQIDTNLIGSIQVIRAALPHLRKQGGGRIIQVSSEGGQIAYPNFSLYHASKWGIEGFIESVAQEVAPFGITFTIAEPGASRTDFGRGMVRAPLMDVYDATPAGEVRRAIASGGFAVKGDPDKMAQAMIGCVDISPAPLRLVMGGDSYSHIRAALLARIAELDAQKEIAFSTDAVD